The following DNA comes from Paenibacillus crassostreae.
GAATGCACAGATGAAAATGAACAGGAAATGGGGACAATTGAAGTAGTAGGAACAATAAATACCCTAAAACAATATGAAGAAATGGTTTCGGAATTAGAAACCTGGTTAAATACGTTAGATGCAATTGCTTAACAACAGTAATTCAGGAGGTATGTCGGTGAAACTTTATCATTTTAGTGAGGAATCGGATATAAGATTTTTTAAACCAAGAGTTAAGCATAACAGACAAAACATGCCCCCAGTAGTTTGGGCGATAGACCAGCAACATGAGTTTACCTTTTACTTCCCTCGAAACTGTCCAAGAATTGTTTATACAAGAACTGAAGGAATAAGTGATGAAGATAATAATAAATTCTTTGGACTTACAGATTCAAATATTGTTATCACAGTCGAAGGTGTTTGGTACAAGAGAATTAGTGAGACTACTATCTTTAGATATGAGTTACCAGGAGACAGCTTTAAATTATTTGATGAATTTGCAGGCTATTATATATCTAAAGAAACAATATACCCAATCGATATAAAACCAATAGATAAATTAATTGAAAGACTTGCAGACCTGAATATAGAAATTAGATTCACACCAAACTTACATCCATTAAGAGAATCTATATTAAACTCTACAATTAAAGATTTTGGAATACATAGATTTGAAAATGCTAGAAAGCTGTAAGTTATACAAGAACAAGCAACTACGTCTAATGCAATATTCGCGAGGCGGGCCATGCGTCCTTCATCTGTCCGAGGATTATTCGAAGAATAACTGTAAATGATATGGAAACCATGGTTGAATTCTACAAAGATGTAGTGGGACTAATTGTAAATTGGAACAGCAGATTCATCATTATATTTTGTGCATAAGAGAAGGATATGAACGTTCTATACCTGATGTATTTAACTGGTTATAAGCCTTCCACTGAATCTATTGGTATGCGTGTCTGTTATATCGCTGACTGCTGTATTAGGAGTGATTACAAATGAAGAAGGAAAAGTATTACTTTTAAAGCATGTATATCGTGAACAACCATGGGGGATGCCAGGAGGATGGATGGAATTAGAAGATCCAGAAGATGGATTGATAAGAGAAATTCATGAAGAGACGGGACTTAATATACAGATTACTGGTCTGTCCAGAGCTATTTTCGGACAGAAACCTAATAGAGTAGATCTTGTATTTAAAGGACGAATTACTGAGGGAATATTTAAACCAAGTTCCGAGATTTCAGAGATAGTATATTGTAACATTGATAGTTGGCCAGATGGGTTACCTATAGAACAAAGGAAATTAATTAAAGAGATTTTAAGTAATGGTTAAAGAATATTCGAAGATGGCACAAACATCTTATACCATCAGATTTCTACATCGTCGTTGACGCACCTTGATCGCCAAGAGGTGTACTTATGGATATTTCAAATGAACTGATTGAAAGTATGCTAGTCAAATTTAAGTCTGAAAGAAAATGGACTCTTCAAGCAATTCAACAACTATCAGAAGAAGATATTACTTGGGCTCCGAACTCGGTAAGCAACAGTATTGCGAATCTAGTTGCTCATATTCGAGGTTGTGGTCATTCACGAATCGAAACAATCTTTTTAAATATCCCTGATACAAGAGACAGGGATAAGGAATTTGAACATGGACTTATAATGACTAAGGAGCAGGCTTTTAACAAGACAAAGGAAGCATTCGATATAATTATTCTATTTCTCGAACACCTCAAGATAAACCCAAAATTATTGTTATCTCAACCTTCCCTTAATCTTCCACCTCTTACATATAGCCAAGTAAATAATGAGACAACTATTCTTAACCTAATGATAGCGATGGTTAGAGAGATTCATTATCACACAGGGCAAATAATATATATAGCTAAAATTAGGAAAGGACAGCTTGTATGGCAGTACAATGAAAATTAACGTTGTATTGAGGAAACTTGTCAGCTTATTCATTCGTTTGCTAACTGGACATTTACTTATCAGTTGTAATACAAACTCTGAAGATAGCAAGCAAAACACTTTACCGAAAATTGATAACTTAATAATAGATAATAATGAGGCAAGATTAATAAGTCCATCAAATGATCAACCGCTTGAAATGCGGATGCAATCGATTTTCAGAACGTTCCATCAGCGACCGCAATTTTGTGCTATTTCGAATGAATAATTACTATGGAAACAACAATTTTTACAAAGTAAGATAGGATTAATAGATGTAAATTATTTCTAGCTTGGGGGAATAGGGTGAGAAATGAGGGATCAAGATGTTCAAGCTCATAATTGTGGATGACGAATTGTTGATGCGCATGGGTATTCGATCCATGGTCGATTGGGAGAAGCATGGATTTGTACTTGCGGGGGAAGCGTCTAACGGTAAAGAAGCGCTGGATTTGGCGCTGAAAGTTCAGCCTGACTTGATCATTACGGATATCAAGATGCCGTTGATGGATGGATTACAGTTGATCCGAGAAGCTTCAGTAATGCTAAGTGGTTGTAAATATGTAATTCTAAGTTATTTTAACGAGTTTAGATATGCTAAAGAAGCGTTGCAACTCGGAGCGGTCGATTATTTGATTAAGAATGAGATGACGTCCGCAGCATTGATCCAATTGCTGGAGATCATTCGGCATAGACTACTTGAGGACAAGGTCAGATCCGGTATCAAAGAACTGCCGTCAGGCTATTCGGAAAGTCTTTCTCATCTAAAAGAGAATTTATTCAAAGACATGATCAGCGGCCTGATGGATACAAGCAAAGCGTTGACTAAAGCAGAACAACTCCATGTTCGTGTCCGTTCGGATGAACTCAGGGTCATAAAATTTCGTATGGATACCTTCGAAAAGATCCGCAAGAAGTATGTTGAGAAGGACGAGAAGCTGTTGCGTTTTTCCATATTCAATATACTTGAAGAGATTATCCCAAGAAAATGGGATAAGGAAATCGTCATAGAAAGCTCTTCCGATTATTTGCTGATGATTAATTCGGTTCGAACGGACTCCGCCCGTGCTGAGATCAAGAACCTGTGCGGCCTCATTCAACAAGCGATGAGGGATTTTATGAATTTAACGTTTTCCGTCGGCGTTAGTTCTGTTGTACATGACTTGAGGTGCTTGAGAACGGCTTGCCAGGAAGCGGATCATGCTCTTAGGAGTAGATTTTTTTTGGGAACCGGCCGAATCTTGTTTTATGAACATACCGGAACCGGGACTGGACGGAAAG
Coding sequences within:
- a CDS encoding DUF6886 family protein, which gives rise to MKLYHFSEESDIRFFKPRVKHNRQNMPPVVWAIDQQHEFTFYFPRNCPRIVYTRTEGISDEDNNKFFGLTDSNIVITVEGVWYKRISETTIFRYELPGDSFKLFDEFAGYYISKETIYPIDIKPIDKLIERLADLNIEIRFTPNLHPLRESILNSTIKDFGIHRFENARKL
- a CDS encoding NUDIX hydrolase, giving the protein MSVISLTAVLGVITNEEGKVLLLKHVYREQPWGMPGGWMELEDPEDGLIREIHEETGLNIQITGLSRAIFGQKPNRVDLVFKGRITEGIFKPSSEISEIVYCNIDSWPDGLPIEQRKLIKEILSNG
- a CDS encoding DinB family protein produces the protein MDISNELIESMLVKFKSERKWTLQAIQQLSEEDITWAPNSVSNSIANLVAHIRGCGHSRIETIFLNIPDTRDRDKEFEHGLIMTKEQAFNKTKEAFDIIILFLEHLKINPKLLLSQPSLNLPPLTYSQVNNETTILNLMIAMVREIHYHTGQIIYIAKIRKGQLVWQYNEN
- a CDS encoding helix-turn-helix domain-containing protein, translating into MFKLIIVDDELLMRMGIRSMVDWEKHGFVLAGEASNGKEALDLALKVQPDLIITDIKMPLMDGLQLIREASVMLSGCKYVILSYFNEFRYAKEALQLGAVDYLIKNEMTSAALIQLLEIIRHRLLEDKVRSGIKELPSGYSESLSHLKENLFKDMISGLMDTSKALTKAEQLHVRVRSDELRVIKFRMDTFEKIRKKYVEKDEKLLRFSIFNILEEIIPRKWDKEIVIESSSDYLLMINSVRTDSARAEIKNLCGLIQQAMRDFMNLTFSVGVSSVVHDLRCLRTACQEADHALRSRFFLGTGRILFYEHTGTGTGRKEINFLRSGEWKTDFRNALDSHKEEKLVNILNEIRAKLTFDQAKERVIREFYIWLTEIISIELSYECRFQLPQADMLPYEAVLAAETWDEVHSIVLSYARQYIVVGHPLPERSYADLAADLIHRDYAEGISLLSIANQINVNPSYLSRVFKQEKGENFVSYLTRVRMERAKSFLESRKYKVSEVADRVGYHNYPYFSKIFKKVVGINPEEYRG